The Osmia lignaria lignaria isolate PbOS001 chromosome 14, iyOsmLign1, whole genome shotgun sequence genome has a window encoding:
- the LOC117605672 gene encoding uncharacterized protein LOC117605672 — MKGVTILLLVLLVHTFDAHNKHEGRMTKLEKKHTLKREAAVEKIRKLYEKLDEKDSEESERRKPPNISNLPAWKRKPDSSDSDCDSSSTKDSSNCESSSSTDEIRSSKSRLHKQSNSKHEKYDSRRQKKGDHAIGHKATLNLLENFEEQFKRLLKKLIPRVKERIHIIQMLKYHRIESCQSLSPLQFFYKRLYEYNKARYMAWRKKLEIRNYILSHMNHLDAEAIMRKCNIQRNIPYALRRAQMKRCINVYASINKIFKIVTKLPRPSLNPADEILWLCNKTSLHKSSTTVEKNSKDTETTAKIPTQADADNYPSPVTDTESKNHTSTTESTRHRGSIKAPSSTTTSKETENTTTSRIFTISSAVETTTEATNTIQGHITTTSSSTKPSSLTHRKRLTTSSVPTEQPSPTIIIQNKNRTPSRERPKTWSGAPTTNAGTATIEGQKKTIISNSKPSLVTTVKTIVNRSSEDTPTSNIIQERITTLSKERPIAWSSAHTTTKRPATVARKEEVIISGSKPPLVTTVKTIVNRPSEHMPTANIIQERITTLSKERPVAWSSAHTTTKRPVTVARKEEVIISGSKPPLVTTVKTIVNRPSEHMPTANTIQERITTLSKERPVAWNSAHTTTKKPATVARKEEVIISGSKPPLVTAVNTIVNRPSEHTPRANIIQERITTLSKERPAAWSSAHNTTKGPATVPRKEKVIINGSKPLSLTTATTLRQTSIRGSTHSSGPTEHTSSANVIQERISTLPRESPAAWSSAHTTSKRPAAVASEEEVIISDNEPSLLPTAKTIGHTSTDASTNHPGPSQHTSAANMMQERISPLSREGPVAWSSAHTTSKRPAAVASEEEVIISDNEPSLGTTAKTIGHTSTGGSPNHPGPSEPTSTGNIIQESGSSQARERPVAWNSAHTTTKIPATVAREEEVIISDNKPSLLPTAKTIGHTSTDGSTNHPGPSQHTSAANIMQERISPLSRERPVAWSSAHTTSKRPAAVASEEEVIISDNEPSLGTTAKTIGHTSTGGSPNHLGPSEPTSAGNIIQESGSSQARERPVSWNSAHTTTKIPATVAREEEVIISDNKPSLLPTAKTIGHTSTDASTNHPGPSQHTSAANMMQERISPLSREGPVAWSSAHTTSKRPAAVASEEEVIISDNEPSLGTTAKTIGHTSTGGSPNHPGPSEPTSTGNIIQESGSSQARERPVAWNSAHTTTKIPATVAREEEVIISDNKPSLLPTAKTIGHTSTDGSTNHPGPSQHTSAANIMQERISPLSRERPVAWSSAHTTSKRPAAVASEEEVIISDNEPSLGTTAKTIGHTSTGGSPNHLGPSEPTSAGNIIQESGSSQARERPVSWNSAHTTTKIPATVAREEEVIISDNKPSLLPTAKTIGHTSTDASTNHPGPSQHTSAANMMQERISPLSREGPVAWSSAHTTSKRPAAVASEEEVIISDNEPSLGTTAKTIGHTSTGGSPNHPGPSEPTSTGNIIQESGSSQARERPVAWNSAHTTTKIPATVAREEEVIISDNKPSLLPTAKTIGHTSTDGSTNHPGPSQHTSAANIMQERISPLSRERPVAWSSAHTTSKRPAAVASEEEVIISDNEPPLGTTAKTIGHTSTGGSPNHLGPSEPTSAGNIIQESGSSQARERPVSWNSAHTTTKIPATVAREEEVIISDNKPSLLPTAKTIGHTSTDASTNHPGPSQHTSAANMMQERISPLSREGPVAWSSAHTTSKRPAAVASEEEVIISDNEPSLGTTAKTIGHTSTGGSPNHPGPSEPTSTGNIIQESGSSQARERPVAWNSAHTTTKIPATVAREEEVIISDNKPSLLPTAKTIGHTSTDGSTNHPGPSQHTSAANIMQERISPLSRERPVAWSSAHTTSKTPATVAREEEVIISDNKPSLLRTAKTIGHTSTDGSTNHPGPNEHTSAGNIIQESVSSQATERPVAWNSAHTTTKRPAIVAREEGVIISDNKQSLLPTAKTIGHTSTDGSTNHPGPNEHTSAGNIIQESVSSQARERPVAWNSAHTTTIRPATVAREEEVIISDNKPSLLPTAKTIGHTSTGGSTNHPGPSEHTSAANIIQERVSSQPRDRPVAWSSAHTTTKRPATVAREEEVIISDNKPSLLPTAKTIGHTSTDGSTNDPGPREHTSAGNIIQESVSAQATESPVAWNSAHTTTKRPAIVAREEEVIISDNKPSLLPTAKTIGHTSTDGSTNHPGPNEHTSAANIIEERVSSLSRERSVTWSSAHTTTKTPAAVAREEEVIISDNKPPLLPTAKTIGHTSTDASTNYPGPSEHTSAANIIQERVSSLPRDRPVAWSSAHTTSKRPAAVAREEEVIISDNEPSLGTTAKTIGHTSTGGSPNHPGPSEPTSAGNIIQESGSSQARERPVAWSSAHTTTKRPATVAREEEVIISDNKPSLLPTAKTIGHTSTDGSTNHPGTNEHTSAGNIIQESVSSQARERPVAWNNAHTTTKRPAIVAREEEVIISDNKPSLLPTAKTIGHTSTDGSTNHPGPNEHTSAGNIIHEGVSSLSRERPVTWSSAHTTTKTPAAVAREEEVIISNNEPSLLPTAKTIGHTSTDGSTNHPGPSEPMSAANIIQERVSSLSRERPVTWNRANTTTKTPAAVAREEEVIISDNKPSLGTTVKTAGHSSTGGLTSGPRPTEHMLSGNIIQGKVSTLSWERPTPWIKADTISEGTAKTAWQREAIISGSKSSSVKIVETIGHTSTERPTSRSKPTEQTSPESTIYDRINTISSSTPTIWSSANTTTDGTVTAAKHGETIISNSKPSLGTIIETIVHTATDRPTSEPTEQTSSGTIIYDRINTISSGTPITWSGADTTIVGTVTAVGH, encoded by the exons ATGAAAG GTGTCACTATACTTTTGCTCGTCTTACTTGTTCACACGTTTGACGCCCATAATAAACATGAGGGACGGATGACAAAGCTAGAAAAAAAGCACACTTTGAAGAGGGAAGCAGCAGTTGAGAAAATCCGCAAATTGTATGAAAAACTTGATGAAAAAGACAGTGAAGAAAGTGAAAGAAGAAAACCTCCAAATATTTCGAATTTGCCAGCATGGAAACGCAAGCCAGATTCTTCTGATAGCGATTGCGACTCCTCCAGTACGAAAGATTCTTCTAATTGTGAGTCATCAAGTTCAACAGATGAAATCAGGTCCTCAAAATCACGTTTACACAAACAATCAAACAGCAAACATGAGAAATATGATTCAAGGCGACAAAAAAAAGGAGATCATGCGATAGGGCATAAAGCAACACTAAACTTACTTGAAAATTTCGAGGAACAATTCAAACGCCTTTTAAAAAAACTAATACCAAGAGTCAAAGAAAGAATACATATAATACAAATGCTCAAATACCACAGAATAGAGTCATGTCAATCCCTCTCGCCATTACAATTCTTTTATAAAAGACTCTATGAATATAATAAAGCTAGATATATGGCGTGGAGGAAAAAGTTGGAGAtaagaaattatatattaaGCCACATGAATCATTTGGATGCAGAAGCGATAATGCGTAAATGCAACATCCAACGAAATATTCCTTACGCCCTTCGTCGTGCCCAAATGAAAAGATGCATAAATGTTTACGCCTCAattaacaagatatttaaaattgtaacaaAACTACCTCGGCCAAGTTTAAATCCAGCTGATGAAATACTGTGGCTGTGTAATAAAACATCACTACATAAGTCATCAACAACAGTAGAAAAAAATAGCAAGGACACAGAAACAACTGCAAAAATTCCTACACAAGCTGATGCTGACAATTATCCATCGCCAGTAACAGATACAGAAAGTAAAAATCACACAAGTACTACAGAATCAACAAGGCATCGGGGATCAATCAAGGCACCTTCGTCCACAACTACTAGTAAAGAAACAGAGAACACCACCACAAGCAGAATATTCACCATTTCAAGTGCTGTTGAAACCACAACTGAAGCGACCAACACAATACAAGGTCATATCACAACTACAAGCAGTAGCACTAAGCCATCGTCTCTAACACATAGAAAAAGACTAACAACCAGCTCAGTTCCCACTGAACAACCGTCACCTACAATCATTATTCAGAACAAAAATAGAACCCCGTCCAGGGAAAGACCAAAAACTTGGAGCGGTGCTCCAACCACAAATGCAGGAACTGCCACGATAGAAGGTCAAAAAAAGACTATAATTAGTAACAGTAAGCCATCATTAGTAACAACTGTTAAAACGATAGTGAACAGATCAAGTGAAGACACGCCAACATCAAATATTATTCAGGAAAGAATAACCACCCTGTCGAAGGAAAGACCAATCGCTTGGAGCAGCGCCCATACTACAACTAAAAGACCTGCCACAGTAGCGAGGAAAGAAGAGGTTATAATCAGTGGCAGTAAACCACCACTAGTAACAACTGTTAAAACGATAGTGAACAGACCAAGTGAACACATGCCAACAGCAAATATTATTCAGGAAAGAATAACCACCCTGTCGAAGGAAAGACCTGTCGCTTGGAGCAGCGCTCATACTACAACTAAAAGACCTGTCACGGTAGCGAGGAAAGAAGAGGTTATAATCAGTGGCAGTAAGCCACCATTAGTAACAACTGTTAAAACGATAGTGAATAGACCAAGTGAACACATGCCAACAGCAAATACTATTCAGGAAAGAATAACCACCCTGTCGAAGGAAAGACCTGTCGCTTGGAACAGCGCTCATACTACAACTAAAAAACCTGCCACAGTAGCGAGGAAAGAAGAGGTTATAATCAGTGGTAGTAAGCCACCATTAGTAACAGCTGTTAACACGATAGTGAACCGACCAAGTGAACACACGCCAAGAGCAAATATTATTCAGGAAAGAATAACCACCCTCTCGAAGGAAAGACCTGCCGCTTGGAGCAGTGCGCATAATACAACTAAAGGACCTGCCACAGTACCGAGGAAAGAAAAGGTTATAATCAATGGCAGCAAGCCATTATCACTAACAACTGCTACGACGTTACGGCAAACAAGTATACGCGGATCAACCCATAGTTCAGGACCTACTGAACACACGTCATCTGCAAATGTTATTCAGGAAAGAATAAGCACTCTGCCGAGGGAAAGTCCTGCCGCATGGAGTAGTGCTCATACTACAAGTAAAAGACCTGCCGCAGTAGCGAGCGAAGAAGAGGTTATAATCAGTGACAATGAGCCATCATTACTACCAACTGCTAAAACGATAGGGCATACAAGTACTGACGCATCAACCAATCATCCAGGACCAAGTCAACACACGTCAGCTGCAAATATGATGCAGGAGAGAATAAGCCCCCTGTCGAGGGAAGGACCTGTCGCTTGGAGCAGTGCTCATACTACAAGTAAAAGACCTGCCGCAGTAGCGAGCGAAGAAGAGGTTATAATCAGTGACAATGAGCCATCATTAGGAACAACTGCTAAAACGATAGGGCATACAAGTACAGGCGGATCACCCAATCATCCAGGACCAAGTGAACCCACgtcaactggaaatattattcAGGAGAGCGGAAGCTCCCAGGCTAGGGAAAGACCTGTCGCTTGGAACAGTGCTCATACTACAACTAAAATACCTGCCACAGTAGCGAGGGAAGAAGAGGTTATAATCAGTGACAATAAGCCATCATTACTACCAACTGCTAAAACGATAGGGCATACAAGTACTGACGGATCAACCAATCATCCAGGACCAAGTCAACACACGTCAGCTGCAAATATTATGCAGGAGAGAATTAGCCCCCTGTCGAGGGAAAGACCTGTCGCTTGGAGCAGTGCTCATACTACAAGTAAAAGACCTGCCGCAGTAGCGAGCGAAGAAGAGGTTATAATCAGTGACAATGAGCCATCATTAGGAACAACTGCTAAAACGATAGGGCATACAAGTACAGGCGGATCACCCAATCATCTAGGACCAAGTGAACCCACGTCAGCTGGAAATATTATTCAGGAGAGCGGAAGCTCTCAGGCTAGGGAAAGACCTGTCTCTTGGAACAGTGCTCATACTACAACTAAAATACCTGCCACAGTAGCGAGAGAAGAAGAGGTTATAATCAGTGACAATAAGCCATCATTACTACCAACTGCTAAAACGATAGGGCATACAAGTACTGACGCATCAACCAATCATCCAGGACCAAGTCAACACACGTCAGCTGCAAATATGATGCAGGAGAGAATAAGCCCCCTGTCGAGGGAAGGACCTGTCGCTTGGAGCAGTGCTCATACTACAAGTAAAAGACCTGCCGCAGTAGCGAGCGAAGAAGAGGTTATAATCAGTGACAATGAGCCATCATTAGGAACAACTGCTAAAACGATAGGGCATACAAGTACAGGCGGATCACCCAATCATCCAGGACCAAGTGAACCCACgtcaactggaaatattattcAGGAGAGCGGAAGCTCCCAGGCTAGGGAAAGACCTGTCGCTTGGAACAGTGCTCATACTACAACTAAAATACCTGCCACAGTAGCGAGGGAAGAAGAGGTTATAATCAGTGACAATAAGCCATCATTACTACCAACTGCTAAAACGATAGGGCATACAAGTACTGACGGATCAACCAATCATCCAGGACCAAGTCAACACACGTCAGCTGCAAATATTATGCAGGAGAGAATTAGCCCCCTGTCGAGGGAAAGACCTGTCGCTTGGAGCAGTGCTCATACTACAAGTAAAAGACCTGCCGCAGTAGCGAGCGAAGAAGAGGTTATAATCAGTGACAATGAGCCATCATTAGGAACAACTGCTAAAACGATAGGGCATACAAGTACAGGCGGATCACCCAATCATCTAGGACCAAGTGAACCCACGTCAGCTGGAAATATTATTCAGGAGAGCGGAAGCTCTCAGGCTAGGGAAAGACCTGTCTCTTGGAACAGTGCTCATACTACAACTAAAATACCTGCCACAGTAGCGAGAGAAGAAGAGGTTATAATCAGTGACAATAAGCCATCATTACTACCAACTGCTAAAACGATAGGGCATACAAGTACTGACGCATCAACCAATCATCCAGGACCAAGTCAACACACGTCAGCTGCAAATATGATGCAGGAGAGAATAAGCCCCCTGTCGAGGGAAGGACCTGTCGCTTGGAGCAGTGCTCATACTACAAGTAAAAGACCTGCCGCAGTAGCGAGCGAAGAAGAGGTTATAATCAGTGACAATGAGCCATCATTAGGAACAACTGCTAAAACGATAGGGCATACAAGTACAGGCGGATCACCCAATCATCCAGGACCAAGTGAACCCACgtcaactggaaatattattcAGGAGAGCGGAAGCTCCCAGGCTAGGGAAAGACCTGTCGCTTGGAACAGTGCTCATACTACAACTAAAATACCTGCCACAGTAGCGAGGGAAGAAGAGGTTATAATCAGTGACAATAAGCCATCATTACTACCAACTGCTAAAACGATAGGGCATACAAGTACTGACGGATCAACCAATCATCCAGGACCAAGTCAACACACGTCAGCTGCAAATATTATGCAGGAGAGAATTAGCCCCCTGTCGAGGGAAAGACCTGTCGCTTGGAGCAGTGCTCATACTACAAGTAAAAGACCTGCCGCAGTAGCGAGCGAAGAAGAGGTTATAATCAGTGACAATGAGCCACCATTAGGAACAACTGCTAAAACGATAGGGCATACAAGTACAGGCGGATCACCCAATCATCTAGGACCAAGTGAACCCACGTCAGCTGGAAATATTATTCAGGAGAGCGGAAGCTCTCAGGCTAGGGAAAGACCTGTCTCTTGGAACAGTGCTCATACTACAACTAAAATACCTGCCACAGTAGCGAGAGAAGAAGAGGTTATAATCAGTGACAATAAGCCATCATTACTACCAACTGCTAAAACGATAGGGCATACAAGTACTGACGCATCAACCAATCATCCAGGACCAAGTCAACACACGTCAGCTGCAAATATGATGCAGGAGAGAATAAGCCCCCTGTCGAGGGAAGGACCTGTCGCTTGGAGCAGTGCTCATACTACAAGTAAAAGACCTGCCGCAGTAGCGAGCGAAGAAGAGGTTATAATCAGTGACAATGAGCCATCATTAGGAACAACTGCTAAAACGATAGGGCATACAAGTACAGGCGGATCACCCAATCATCCAGGACCAAGTGAACCCACgtcaactggaaatattattcAGGAGAGCGGAAGCTCCCAGGCTAGGGAAAGACCTGTCGCTTGGAACAGTGCTCATACTACAACTAAAATACCTGCCACAGTAGCGAGGGAAGAAGAGGTTATAATCAGTGACAATAAGCCATCATTACTACCAACTGCTAAAACGATAGGGCATACAAGTACTGACGGATCAACCAATCATCCAGGACCAAGTCAACACACGTCAGCTGCAAATATTATGCAGGAGAGAATTAGCCCCCTGTCGAGGGAAAGACCTGTCGCTTGGAGCAGTGCTCATACTACAAGTAAAACAC CTGCCACAGTAGCGAGGGAAGAAGAGGTTATAATCAGTGACAATAAGCCATCATTACTACGAACTGCTAAAACGATAGGGCATACAAGTACTGACGGATCAACCAATCATCCAGGACCAAATGAACACACGTCAGCTGGAAATATTATTCAGGAGAGCGTAAGCTCCCAGGCTACGGAAAGACCTGTCGCTTGGAACAGTGCTCATACTACAACTAAAAGACCTGCCATAGTAGCGAGGGAAGAAGGGGTTATAATCAGTGACAATAAGCAATCATTACTACCAACTGCTAAAACGATAGGGCATACAAGTACTGACGGATCAACCAATCATCCAGGACCAAATGAACACACGTCAGCTGGAAATATTATTCAGGAGAGCGTGAGCTCCCAGGCCAGGGAAAGACCTGTCGCTTGGAACAGTGCTCATACTACAACTATAAGACCTGCCACAGTAGCGAGGGAAGAAGAGGTTATAATCAGTGACAATAAGCCATCATTACTACCAACTGCTAAAACGATAGGGCATACAAGTACTGGCGGATCAACCAATCATCCAGGACCAAGTGAACACACGTCAGCTGCAAATATTATTCAGGAGAGGGTAAGCTCCCAGCCCAGGGACAGACCTGTCGCTTGGAGCAGTGCTCATACTACAACTAAAAGAC CTGCCACAGTAGCGAGGGAAGAAGAGGTTATAATCAGTGACAATAAGCCATCATTACTACCAACTGCTAAAACGATAGGGCATACAAGTACTGACGGATCAACCAATGATCCAGGACCAAGGGAACACACGTCAGCTGGAAATATTATTCAGGAGAGCGTAAGCGCCCAGGCTACGGAAAGTCCTGTCGCTTGGAACAGTGCTCATACTACAACAAAAAGACCTGCCATAGTAGCGAGGGAAGAAGAGGTTATAATCAGTGACAATAAGCCATCATTACTACCAACTGCTAAAACGATAGGGCATACAAGTACTGACGGATCAACCAACCATCCAGGACCAAATGAACACACGTCAGCTGCAAATATTATTGAGGAGAGAGTAAGCTCCCTGTCGAGGGAAAGATCAGTCACTTGGAGCAGTGCACATACTACTACTAAAACACCTGCCGCAGTAGCGAGGGAAGAAGAGGTTATAATCAGTGACAATAAGCCACCATTACTACCAACTGCTAAAACGATAGGGCATACAAGTACTGACGCATCAACCAATTATCCAGGACCAAGTGAACACACGTCAGCTGCAAATATTATTCAGGAGAGAGTAAGCTCCCTGCCCAGGGACAGACCTGTCGCTTGGAGCAGTGCTCATACTACAAGTAAAAGACCTGCCGCAGTAGCGAGGGAAGAAGAGGTTATAATCAGTGACAATGAGCCATCATTAGGAACAACTGCTAAAACGATAGGGCATACAAGTACAGGCGGATCACCCAATCATCCAGGACCAAGTGAACCCACGTCAGCTGGAAATATTATTCAGGAGAGCGGAAGCTCCCAGGCTAGGGAAAGACCTGTCGCCTGGAGCAGTGCTCATACTACAACTAAAAGACCTGCCACAGTAGCGAGGGAAGAAGAGGTTATAATCAGTGACAATAAGCCATCATTACTACCAACTGCTAAAACGATAGGGCATACAAGTACTGACGGATCAACCAATCATCCAGGAACAAATGAACACACGTCAGCTGGAAATATTATTCAGGAGAGCGTAAGCTCCCAGGCTAGGGAAAGACCTGTCGCTTGGAACAATGCTCATACTACAACTAAAAGACCTGCCATAGTAGCGAGGGAAGAAGAAGTTATAATCAGTGACAATAAGCCATCATTACTACCAACTGCTAAAACGATAGGGCATACAAGTACTGACGGATCAACCAACCATCCAGGACCAAATGAACACACGTCAGCTGGAAATATTATTCACGAGGGAGTAAGCTCCCTGTCGAGGGAAAGACCAGTCACTTGGAGCAGTGCACATACTACAACTAAAACACCTGCCGCAGTAGCGAGGGAAGAAGAGGTTATAATCAGTAACAATGAGCCATCATTACTACCAACTGCTAAAACGATAGGGCATACAAGTACTGACGGATCAACCAATCATCCAGGACCAAGTGAACCCATGTCAGCTGCAAATATTATTCAGGAGAGAGTAAGCTCCCTGTCGAGGGAAAGACCAGTCACTTGGAACCGTGCAAATACTACAACTAAAACACCTGCCGCAGTAGCGAGGGAAGAAGAGGTTATAATCAGTGACAATAAGCCATCATTAGGAACGACTGTTAAAACGGCAGGGCATTCAAGTACAGGCGGATTAACCAGTGGACCACGTCCAACTGAACACATGTTATCTGGAAATATTATTCAAGGAAAAGTAAGCACCCTGTCGTGGGAAAGACCTACTCCTTGGATCAAAGCTGATACCATAAGTGAAGGTACTGCCAAAACAGCGTGGCAGAGAGAGGCTATAATCAGTGGCAGTAAGTCGTCATcagtaaaaattgttgaaacgaTTGGGCATACAAGTACAGAAAGACCGACAAGTCGTTCAAAACCAACTGAGCAAACGTCACCCGAATCGACTATTTATGACAGAATTAACACCATTTCGAGCAGTACCCCCACCATTTGGAGCAGTGCTAATACTACAACTGACGGAACTGTCACAGCCGCGAAACACGGAGAGACTATAATCAGTAACAGTAAGCCATCATTAGGAACAATTATTGAAACGATTGTGCATACAGCTACAGATAGACCGACAAGTGAGCCAACTGAACAAACGTCATCCGGAACAATTATTTATGACAGAATTAACACCATTTCGAGCGGAACACCCATCACTTGGAGCGGTGCTGATACTACAATTGTAGGAACTGTCACCGCAGTGGGGCACTGA